One segment of Clavelina lepadiformis chromosome 2, kaClaLepa1.1, whole genome shotgun sequence DNA contains the following:
- the LOC143446503 gene encoding eukaryotic translation initiation factor 2 subunit 3: MSEEPTVTQGQPHLAKQDVSTLDVTTLTPLTPEVISRQATINIGTIGHVAHGKSTVVKAISGVHTVRFKNELERNITIKLGYANAKIYKAEGPRPECYCACSSGKEDEFPAEFNGATGNFKLVRHVSFVDCPGHDILMATMLNGAAVMDAALLLIAGNETCPQPQTSEHLAAIEIMKLKHIIILQNKIDLVTQTQAKEQYHQIMKFVQGTVAEGAPIIPISAQLKYNIEVVCEYIVKKIPIPLRDFTSKPRLIVIRSFDVNKPGCEVDDLKGGVAGGSILKGVLKIGQEIEIRPGIVAKDSEGKLQVRPILSRIVSLFAEHNDLQYAVPGGLIGAGTKIDPTLCRADRMVGHVLGEVGSLPDIFTEIEISYFLLRRLLGVKTEGDKKGAKVQKLTKNEILMVNIGSLSTGGRVLAIKADLAKVMLTNPVCTEVGEKIALSRRVEKHWRLIGWGQIRRGNVIRPTALGKSSRE; the protein is encoded by the exons CGATTAACATTGGCACCATCGGCCATGTAGCGCACGGGAAGTCGACGGTCGTGAAAGCCATATCCGGCGTACATACCGTTCGCTTTAAGAATGAACTGGAAAGAAATATCACCATCAAGCTCGGTTATGCCAATGCCAAG ATTTACAAAGCTGAAGGCCCAAGACCGGAATGCTACTGCGCGTGCAGCAGTGGAAAGGAAGACGAATTTCCCGCCGAGTTCAACGGAGCGACCGGGAACTTCAAACTTGTGCGACACGTCTCGTTTGTGGACTGTCCAGGCCACGATATCCTTATGGCTACCATGTTGAACGGAGCTGCTGTTATGGACGCCGCCTTACTGCTTATTG cTGGCAATGAAACTTGTCCCCAGCCGCAGACATCTGAGCATCTTGCCGCCATAGAAATCATGAAGTTGAAACACATCATCATTTTACAGAATAAAATCGATTTAGTGACGCAAACTCAAGCGAAAGAACAATATCatcaaattatgaaatttGTACAAG gtACCGTCGCTGAAGGAGCCCCCATAATCCCGATATCAGCTCAGCTCAAATACAACATCGAAGTTGTTTGCGAATACATCGTGAAAAAGATTCCTATCCCGCTTCGAGACTTCACTTCAAAGCCAAGATTGATTG taaTTCGTTCGTTTGACGTCAACAAACCTGGTTGTGAAGTTGACGACTTGAAGGGAGGTGTGGCTGGTGGAAGTATACTGAAGGGGGTGCTGAAG ATCGGCCAGGAAATAGAAATTCGGCCGGGAATCGTTGCAAAAGATTCCGAAGGAAAACTTCAAGTTCGCCCGATCTTATCGAGGATCGTATCGTTGTTTGCTGAACACAATGATCTTCAATACGCAGTGCCAGGAGGGCTAATTG GCGCTGGTACTAAGATCGATCCAACCCTCTGCCGAGCTGACCGTATGGTTGGCCATGTTCTGGGTGAGGTTGGTTCCCTTCCTGATATTTTCACTGAGATCGAAATTTCCTATTTTCTTCTCCGGCGTCTGCTCGGCGTTAAAACTGAAGGAGATAAGAAAGGAGCCAAG GTTCAGAAGttgacaaaaaatgaaatcctGATGGTCAATATTGGTTCTCTTTCCACCGGAGGTCGCGTTTTAGCAATTAAAGCTGATCTGGCGAAGGTGATGCTCACCAATCCTGTGTGTACCGAAGTAGGCGAAAAGATCGCCTTAAGCAGAAGAGTTGAGAAGCATTGGAG GTTGATCGGATGGGGGCAAATCAGAAGAGGAAACGTTATTAGGCCAACTGCTTTGGGAAAAAGTTCGCGAGAATAA